In Rickettsia endosymbiont of Lasioglossum villosulum, the DNA window TGACATTGATTTCCAATCCTATTAAAATATTAGATAATAAACCACCAATTTGGCTAATGCGACAAGCTGGTAGATATTTGCCTGAATATATGGCAGTAAGAAAAGAGGTAAAAAATTTTTTAGAATTTTGTTATGATGTAGATAAAGCAACAAAAGTAACACTACAGCCAATAAAGCGTTTTGGTTTTGATGCAGCAATAATTTTCTCTGATATACTTGTACTGCCGCACGCTCTCGGTTGGGAAGTAGATTTTAAAGAAAACATAGGTCCAGTACTAAAGCAATTTAAATCAAAAGAAGATTTTAAATATTTACAAAGTAATTCAAGTGATAAATTAGAAAAAGTATATGAAATAGTAAAAAAAGTAAGGAAAGAATTACCTAAATCTACTTCTCTAATAGGTTTTGCTGGTAGTCCTTGGACAGTAATGACTTATATGTTAGAAGGAAAAGGTAAACAAGACTTTAGAGTTAGCAAAAAATTTATTTATGAAAATGAAGAATTAGCAAAAGAATTACTTGAGTTTATTACAGAAAAAACAATTCATCATCTTATAAATCAAATAAAATCAGGTGCAAATATAGTAAAAATCTTTGATTCATGGGCTGGTATTTTACCGGAAGAAGAATTTGATGATTTTGTGATAAGACCAACGAAGAAAATAATAAAGAATATAAAAGAAGCTTTTCCAAATATTCCTATTATTACTTTTCCTAAAGGTGCAGGGCTTTTATATGAAAAATTTTTAGAAGAAGTACCAACAGATATTTTAGCTATTGATCCATTAATACCGCTTGAGAAAATGAAATTGTGGAGTAATAAAGTAATAGTGCAGGGTAATTTAGATCCGGTAATATTGCTTACTAATAAAAAAATAATAAAAGAAAAAATCCATAAAATTTTATCAATAATGGAAAATAAGAATTTTATTTTTAATTTAGGACATGGTATTTTACCGGAAACACCGCCAGAAAATGTAGAATTTTTAGTAAAATGCATTAGGGAATATGAATATAAATAAAAAAAAAATAGCAATAGTGCTTTTTAATCTAGGTGGTCCAGATAGTCTTAAATCAGTGAAGCCATTCTTATTTAATTTGTTTTATGATAAAGCTATTATTAA includes these proteins:
- the hemE gene encoding uroporphyrinogen decarboxylase, which translates into the protein MRQAGRYLPEYMAVRKEVKNFLEFCYDVDKATKVTLQPIKRFGFDAAIIFSDILVLPHALGWEVDFKENIGPVLKQFKSKEDFKYLQSNSSDKLEKVYEIVKKVRKELPKSTSLIGFAGSPWTVMTYMLEGKGKQDFRVSKKFIYENEELAKELLEFITEKTIHHLINQIKSGANIVKIFDSWAGILPEEEFDDFVIRPTKKIIKNIKEAFPNIPIITFPKGAGLLYEKFLEEVPTDILAIDPLIPLEKMKLWSNKVIVQGNLDPVILLTNKKIIKEKIHKILSIMENKNFIFNLGHGILPETPPENVEFLVKCIREYEYK